From Sphingobium sp. RAC03, a single genomic window includes:
- the uvrA gene encoding excinuclease ABC subunit UvrA, translating to MSLTHISVRGAREHNLKGVDVDLPRDSLIVITGLSGSGKSSLAFDTIYAEGQRRYVESLSAYARQFLEMMQKPDVEHIEGLSPAISIEQKTTSRNPRSTVATVTEIYDYMRLLWARVGIPYSPATGLPISAQTVSQMVDRVMLLPEGTRFYLLAPVVRGRKGEYRKELAEWQKAGYTRVRIDGEMMLIEDAPALDKKYKHDIEVVVDRLAVAPDMGTRLADSFEQALKLADGLAFVDLADGVVPGREDEAPATDKKMKGSGIPANRIVFSEKFACPVSGFTIAEIEPRLFSFNAPMGACPACDGLGERQEFDPELVVPNEALSLKKGAVVPWAKSNPPSPYYMQVLGSVAKEFGFSLDTPWADLPGEVKLIILHGTGGKPVTLKFMDGRKSYEVKKAFEGVIGNLNRRLLQTESAWMREELSKYQRAQPCETCHGARLKPEALAVKIAGEDISLSTRRSVVDALAFFTAMPGKLNDQQNQIARAILKEIVERLGFLNNVGLDYLNLDRTSGTLSGGESQRIRLASQIGSGLSGVLYVLDEPSIGLHQRDNDRLLVTLKRLRDLGNSVIVVEHDEDAIRHADYIVDMGPGAGIRGGEIVAQGTLKHILKAKNSLTADYLNGTRRIEVPKKRRKGTGKKLTVHNARANNLRGVTASIPLGTFTCITGVSGSGKSSFTIDTLYAASARALNGARILAGAHDKVTGLEHCDKVIDIDQSPIGRTPRSNPATYTGAFTNIRDWFAGLPESQARGYKPGRFSFNVKGGRCEACTGDGLIKIEMHFLPDVYVTCDVCHGARYNRETLEVKFKGHSIADVLDMTVEDAVEFFKAVPPIRDKMAMLAEVGLGYVKVGQQATTLSGGEAQRVKLAKELARRATGQTLYILDEPTTGLHFEDVRKLLEVLHALVDQGNSVVVIEHNLDVIKTADWIIDMGPEGGVKGGEVVAEGTPEKVAKEPRSFTGHYLAPLLGLESVAAE from the coding sequence TCGTCATCACCGGGCTTTCGGGGTCGGGCAAATCCTCGCTCGCCTTCGACACCATCTATGCCGAGGGGCAGCGCCGCTATGTGGAATCGCTCTCCGCCTATGCGCGCCAGTTTCTGGAGATGATGCAGAAGCCCGATGTCGAACATATCGAAGGCCTCAGCCCCGCGATCAGCATCGAGCAGAAGACGACCAGCCGCAATCCCCGCTCCACCGTCGCGACCGTCACCGAAATCTACGACTATATGCGGCTGCTGTGGGCGCGCGTCGGCATTCCCTACAGCCCCGCGACCGGCCTCCCCATCAGCGCGCAGACCGTCAGCCAGATGGTCGACCGCGTGATGCTCCTGCCCGAAGGCACGCGCTTCTACCTGCTCGCCCCCGTCGTGCGCGGCCGCAAGGGCGAATATCGCAAGGAACTCGCCGAATGGCAGAAGGCGGGCTACACCCGCGTACGCATCGACGGCGAAATGATGCTGATCGAAGACGCCCCCGCGCTCGACAAGAAATATAAACATGACATCGAAGTCGTCGTAGACCGCCTCGCCGTCGCCCCCGACATGGGCACGCGGCTGGCCGACAGTTTTGAGCAGGCGCTGAAACTCGCGGACGGGCTGGCATTTGTCGATCTGGCCGATGGCGTCGTGCCGGGCCGCGAGGATGAAGCGCCCGCCACTGACAAGAAGATGAAGGGGTCCGGCATCCCCGCCAACCGCATCGTCTTTTCCGAAAAATTCGCCTGCCCCGTCAGCGGCTTCACTATCGCCGAGATCGAGCCGCGCCTCTTCTCCTTCAACGCCCCCATGGGTGCCTGCCCCGCCTGCGATGGCCTCGGCGAGCGGCAGGAGTTCGACCCCGAACTCGTCGTCCCCAACGAAGCCCTCTCGCTCAAAAAGGGCGCGGTCGTCCCCTGGGCCAAGTCCAACCCGCCCAGCCCCTATTATATGCAAGTCCTCGGCTCCGTCGCCAAGGAATTCGGGTTCAGCCTCGACACCCCCTGGGCCGACCTGCCGGGCGAAGTGAAGCTCATCATCCTCCACGGCACCGGCGGCAAGCCGGTCACGCTCAAATTCATGGACGGCCGCAAAAGCTACGAAGTCAAAAAAGCGTTTGAGGGCGTCATCGGCAACCTCAACCGCCGCCTCCTCCAGACCGAATCCGCCTGGATGCGCGAGGAACTGTCCAAATATCAACGCGCCCAGCCCTGCGAAACCTGCCACGGCGCGCGCCTCAAGCCCGAAGCGCTCGCGGTCAAGATCGCGGGCGAGGACATCTCCCTCTCCACCCGCCGCTCGGTCGTGGACGCGCTCGCCTTCTTCACCGCGATGCCCGGCAAGCTCAACGACCAGCAGAACCAGATCGCCCGCGCCATCCTCAAGGAAATTGTCGAGCGCCTGGGCTTCCTCAACAATGTCGGCCTCGATTATCTCAACCTCGACCGCACCAGCGGCACGCTGTCGGGCGGCGAATCCCAACGCATCCGCCTGGCGTCGCAGATCGGCTCCGGCCTCTCCGGCGTCCTCTACGTCCTCGATGAACCGTCGATCGGCCTGCACCAGCGCGATAACGACCGCCTGCTCGTCACCCTCAAACGCCTGCGCGACCTCGGCAACAGCGTCATCGTCGTCGAACATGACGAAGACGCCATCCGCCACGCCGACTATATCGTCGACATGGGGCCGGGCGCTGGCATTCGCGGCGGCGAGATCGTGGCGCAAGGCACGCTCAAGCATATCCTCAAAGCCAAAAACTCCCTCACCGCCGATTATCTCAACGGCACCCGCCGCATCGAAGTGCCCAAGAAACGCCGCAAGGGCACCGGCAAGAAGCTGACCGTCCACAACGCCCGCGCCAACAATCTGCGCGGCGTCACCGCGTCGATCCCGCTCGGCACCTTCACCTGCATCACCGGCGTCTCCGGCTCCGGCAAGTCCAGCTTCACCATCGACACGCTCTACGCCGCCTCCGCCCGCGCCCTCAACGGCGCGCGCATCCTGGCCGGCGCGCATGACAAGGTGACGGGCCTCGAACATTGCGACAAGGTGATCGACATCGACCAGTCGCCCATCGGCCGCACCCCCCGCTCCAACCCGGCCACCTATACCGGCGCCTTCACCAACATCCGCGACTGGTTCGCAGGGCTGCCCGAAAGCCAGGCGCGCGGCTACAAACCCGGCCGCTTCAGCTTCAACGTCAAGGGCGGCCGCTGCGAAGCCTGCACCGGCGATGGCCTGATCAAGATCGAAATGCACTTCCTCCCCGACGTCTATGTGACGTGCGACGTGTGCCACGGCGCGCGCTACAATCGCGAAACGCTGGAGGTGAAGTTCAAGGGCCATTCGATCGCCGACGTGCTCGACATGACGGTCGAGGACGCCGTCGAATTCTTCAAGGCCGTCCCCCCCATCCGCGACAAGATGGCCATGCTCGCCGAAGTGGGCCTGGGCTATGTCAAGGTCGGCCAGCAGGCCACGACCCTCTCAGGCGGCGAAGCCCAGCGCGTCAAACTCGCCAAGGAACTCGCCCGTAGAGCCACCGGCCAGACGCTCTACATCTTGGATGAACCCACCACCGGCCTGCATTTCGAAGATGTCCGCAAACTGCTCGAAGTCCTCCACGCGCTGGTCGACCAGGGCAACAGCGTCGTGGTCATTGAACATAATCTGGACGTCATCAAGACCGCTGACTGGATCATCGATATGGGTCCAGAGGGCGGCGTCAAAGGCGGCGAAGTCGTGGCCGAGGGCACGCCGGAGAAGGTCGCGAAGGAACCGCGCTCATTTACCGGGCATTATCTCGCGCCATTGCTGGGGCTGGAGAGTGTGGCGGCGGAGTGA
- a CDS encoding AAA family ATPase, whose translation MNIMKKRVSPEEVFTPRSHDLNQKTYAERPTLESRLRRALSGHKYIILYGESGNGKTWLYKRVFQASKIQFEVINLAKMYNEGSLNAVLLAKAGDLGASIINSEKKEFDIGLRPGGFGGGYKDTIEYKSMPSAPLELLASQMYIKSGGDMSVLVLDNFEQIVDSQDFIRQIASLIISADDEFVARNKIKIVIVGTPTNIRDMISKVSNATTISNRVVEIPEVARLELAEARHIMSQGFENYLNLTYVIDKNALYKTIAYKTDRIAQHVQELCLKIAQNAVENNRLVTDKVVIEAEREWMEETLSADLAVVESLMNSQRTKVGRKNQVIYCLGMMDLEDFNHHQVEKQLRSTFPVEQELNLNIPQTLAGFCKADTPLIRKTGARGSRYRFCSPKMKMVIRTRLKLASDNSVIRAS comes from the coding sequence ATGAACATCATGAAAAAGAGAGTGAGTCCTGAAGAGGTTTTTACACCTCGTTCGCACGACCTAAACCAAAAAACATATGCAGAGCGACCTACCTTGGAAAGCAGGCTGCGCAGAGCTTTATCTGGGCATAAGTATATTATCTTATATGGCGAAAGTGGAAATGGAAAAACATGGCTGTATAAGCGTGTTTTTCAAGCTAGTAAAATACAATTTGAAGTAATAAATCTTGCCAAAATGTACAACGAAGGATCTTTGAATGCGGTATTATTAGCAAAAGCGGGCGATTTAGGTGCTAGTATTATCAATAGTGAAAAGAAGGAGTTTGATATTGGTTTAAGGCCCGGAGGGTTTGGTGGTGGTTATAAAGATACGATCGAATATAAATCGATGCCATCCGCGCCCCTTGAGTTACTGGCAAGCCAAATGTATATAAAATCCGGTGGGGATATGAGTGTTCTAGTTCTAGATAACTTTGAGCAGATTGTTGATAGCCAGGATTTTATTCGTCAAATTGCGAGCTTGATAATATCAGCCGATGATGAATTTGTCGCAAGAAATAAAATAAAAATCGTTATTGTTGGAACGCCAACAAACATACGAGATATGATATCTAAAGTATCTAATGCAACCACCATTTCTAATAGAGTTGTAGAAATTCCGGAGGTGGCTAGGCTTGAGCTTGCTGAAGCTCGCCATATAATGTCGCAGGGATTTGAAAATTATCTTAATTTAACGTATGTGATCGATAAAAATGCTCTTTACAAAACTATAGCATACAAAACGGATAGAATTGCACAGCATGTACAAGAGTTGTGTTTAAAAATTGCTCAAAATGCTGTCGAAAACAACCGTCTAGTAACAGATAAAGTGGTAATAGAAGCAGAGCGGGAGTGGATGGAAGAAACTCTTTCTGCAGACCTGGCTGTCGTAGAATCTCTAATGAATTCCCAGCGCACTAAGGTCGGTCGTAAAAACCAAGTAATATATTGCTTAGGAATGATGGATTTAGAGGATTTTAACCATCATCAAGTTGAGAAACAATTAAGAAGTACATTTCCAGTCGAACAAGAATTAAATCTCAATATTCCTCAAACGTTGGCTGGCTTCTGCAAAGCCGATACGCCACTCATTCGTAAGACAGGAGCACGAGGATCTCGTTACCGATTTTGTTCTCCAAAAATGAAAATGGTTATTCGAACTCGTCTTAAGCTAGCGAGCGACAATAGCGTAATTCGCGCGAGTTAA
- a CDS encoding type II toxin-antitoxin system RelE/ParE family toxin: MTLPVISETETALLTIFDYIRPRNKALADHLYAAIRHTADSLSLYPYAHGPGRTLGTSDVVVHPNYILICSVAADAIEVLLLIHTRQQYP; encoded by the coding sequence ATGACCTTGCCGGTCATCTCCGAGACCGAAACAGCTTTGCTCACCATCTTTGACTATATCCGTCCCCGCAACAAGGCATTGGCGGATCACCTCTACGCTGCCATTCGGCACACCGCCGATAGTCTATCGTTGTATCCCTACGCGCACGGACCCGGCCGCACGCTCGGCACGAGTGACGTCGTCGTCCATCCCAATTACATCCTGATCTGTTCCGTCGCTGCTGACGCTATAGAAGTGCTGCTCCTCATCCATACCCGCCAGCAATATCCCTAA
- a CDS encoding cold-shock protein has protein sequence MSSITGVVKFFNADKGYGFIAPDNGGADAFVHISAVERAGLATLREKDRVSYDLEQDKRGKMAAVNISHAE, from the coding sequence ATGAGCAGCATCACTGGCGTCGTCAAGTTCTTCAACGCCGACAAGGGCTATGGCTTCATCGCCCCCGACAATGGCGGCGCGGACGCGTTCGTTCACATCAGCGCCGTCGAGCGTGCTGGCCTGGCTACCCTGCGTGAAAAGGACCGCGTGTCCTATGACCTGGAGCAGGACAAGCGCGGCAAGATGGCTGCGGTGAATATCTCGCACGCCGAGTAA
- a CDS encoding glycine zipper 2TM domain-containing protein has protein sequence MRKPILAAAILSMLPLAACATDNYGGGGYGYDRPSDRRGPPRGQRRPLRDNDQIYRDRDGRYYCKRDDGTTGTIVGALAGGVLGNVIAPGGSKTLGTILGGGAGALAGRAIDKNDVNCE, from the coding sequence ATGCGCAAACCCATCCTCGCTGCCGCGATCCTCAGCATGCTGCCCTTGGCGGCCTGCGCCACCGACAATTATGGTGGCGGCGGCTACGGCTACGACCGTCCCAGCGACCGTCGCGGCCCGCCCCGCGGTCAACGCCGCCCACTGCGCGACAATGACCAAATCTACCGCGACCGCGACGGCCGCTATTATTGCAAGCGCGATGACGGCACCACCGGCACCATCGTCGGTGCCCTGGCTGGCGGCGTCCTCGGCAACGTCATCGCCCCCGGCGGCTCCAAGACGCTCGGCACCATCCTTGGCGGCGGCGCTGGCGCTCTGGCCGGTCGAGCCATCGACAAGAACGACGTCAACTGCGAATAA
- a CDS encoding electron transfer flavoprotein subunit alpha/FixB family protein: protein MKTLVWVEHEGGAVKDATLSAITAAAKLGEVHLLVAGEGVDGVAAAAAQIAGVGKVHVADDAAYGHALAENIAPLVVELMGHHDAFIAPATSNGKNIAPRVAALLDVMQISDILSVESEDTFTRPIYAGNAIATVKSKDAKKVITVRGTAFEKAAREGGSGTVEAVASTGDKGLSSFVGAEIAKLERPELTSAKIIVSGGRALKDGPTFEEVIYPLADKLGAAVGASRAAVDAGYVPNDYQVGQTGKIVAPEVYVAVGISGAIQHLAGMKDSKTIIAINKDEDAPIFQVADIGLVGDLFKIVPELTSKL from the coding sequence ATGAAGACGCTTGTATGGGTTGAACATGAGGGCGGCGCGGTCAAGGACGCGACGCTTTCGGCCATCACCGCCGCTGCCAAGCTCGGCGAAGTGCATCTGCTGGTCGCTGGCGAAGGCGTCGATGGCGTTGCCGCTGCCGCCGCGCAGATTGCCGGTGTCGGCAAGGTGCATGTTGCCGACGATGCCGCCTATGGCCATGCGCTTGCCGAGAATATCGCGCCGTTGGTCGTTGAGCTGATGGGGCATCATGATGCCTTCATCGCGCCTGCCACCAGCAACGGCAAGAATATCGCGCCGCGCGTCGCGGCTCTGCTCGACGTGATGCAGATCAGCGATATCTTGTCAGTGGAGAGCGAAGACACGTTCACGCGGCCCATCTATGCGGGCAATGCGATTGCCACGGTAAAGAGCAAGGATGCCAAGAAGGTCATCACCGTTCGCGGTACGGCTTTCGAGAAGGCGGCTCGCGAAGGTGGTTCGGGTACGGTGGAAGCGGTGGCATCGACCGGGGACAAGGGGCTGTCGTCCTTTGTCGGTGCCGAAATCGCCAAGCTGGAGAGGCCGGAACTGACCAGCGCCAAGATCATCGTGTCGGGTGGCCGGGCGCTCAAGGATGGACCGACGTTCGAGGAGGTCATCTATCCGCTCGCCGACAAGCTCGGTGCTGCGGTCGGGGCTAGCCGGGCCGCGGTCGATGCGGGCTATGTGCCCAATGACTATCAGGTCGGGCAGACCGGCAAGATCGTTGCGCCGGAAGTCTATGTTGCGGTTGGTATTTCCGGGGCGATCCAGCATTTGGCGGGGATGAAGGACAGCAAGACCATCATCGCCATCAACAAGGATGAGGATGCACCGATCTTCCAGGTGGCGGACATCGGCCTGGTGGGCGATCTGTTCAAGATCGTGCCGGAACTGACCAGCAAATTGTAA
- a CDS encoding electron transfer flavoprotein subunit beta/FixA family protein, whose translation MKILVPVKRVIDYNVKPRVKADGTGVDLANVKMSMNPFDEIAVEEAIRLKEKGVATEVIAVSIGVAKAQETLRTSLAMGADRAILIQTDEEVEPLAVAKLLAKVQEEEGAGLIILGKQAIDDDSNQTGQMLAALLNLPQGTFASKVEVEGDSVSVTREVDGGLETVKLSTPAIITTDLRLNEPRYASLPNIMKAKSKPLAQKTPADYGVDIGARLETLKVVEPPKRTAGVKVADVDELVAKLKAMGVAA comes from the coding sequence ATGAAGATCCTTGTGCCCGTGAAGCGGGTCATTGATTATAATGTAAAGCCGCGCGTGAAGGCGGACGGTACGGGCGTCGATCTGGCGAACGTCAAGATGAGCATGAACCCGTTCGACGAAATCGCGGTCGAGGAAGCCATCCGCCTGAAGGAAAAGGGCGTGGCGACCGAAGTGATCGCCGTGTCGATCGGCGTCGCCAAGGCGCAGGAAACGCTGCGGACGAGCCTTGCGATGGGCGCGGACCGGGCGATCCTGATCCAGACCGACGAAGAGGTCGAGCCGCTGGCCGTCGCCAAGCTGCTCGCCAAGGTGCAGGAAGAGGAAGGCGCTGGCCTGATCATCCTGGGCAAGCAGGCGATCGACGACGACAGCAACCAGACCGGCCAGATGCTGGCGGCGCTGCTGAACCTGCCGCAGGGCACGTTCGCGTCGAAGGTCGAGGTCGAAGGCGACAGCGTGTCGGTGACGCGCGAAGTCGATGGCGGGCTGGAGACGGTGAAGCTGTCGACCCCGGCGATTATCACCACCGACCTGCGCTTGAACGAGCCGCGCTATGCGTCGCTGCCCAACATCATGAAGGCCAAGTCCAAGCCGCTCGCGCAGAAGACGCCTGCCGATTATGGCGTGGATATCGGCGCACGGCTAGAGACGTTGAAGGTGGTCGAACCGCCCAAGCGGACCGCTGGCGTCAAGGTCGCCGATGTCGATGAACTGGTTGCCAAGCTCAAGGCCATGGGAGTTGCCGCATGA
- the sucC gene encoding ADP-forming succinate--CoA ligase subunit beta has protein sequence MNIHEYQAKELLAKYGAPIAAGYPAFSIEEAVEAAKKLPGPLYVVKSQIHAGGRGKGKFKELAPEAKGGVRLAFNLDEVKAHSADMLGNTLVTIQTGDAGKQVNRLYITDGADIDKEFYLALLVDRGSSEVAFVVSTEGGMDIEEVAHSTPEKIHSFSVDPATGFMPHHGRSIAAALGLTGDLAKQASKVASSLYAAFLDTDAEQIEVNPLALTKQGNLLVLDAKVGFDGNAMFRHKDIAELRDLTEEDAAEVEASKYDLAYIKLDGNIGCMVNGAGLAMATMDIIKLNGEFPANFLDVGGGATTEKVTAAFKIILQDPAVKGILVNIFGGIMKCDIIADGIVAAAKEVNLSVPLVVRLEGTNVQQGKDILAASGLAIVPADDLGDAARKIVAEVRKAA, from the coding sequence ATGAATATTCATGAATATCAAGCCAAGGAATTGCTCGCGAAATATGGCGCGCCGATCGCGGCTGGCTATCCCGCTTTCTCCATCGAGGAAGCCGTCGAAGCCGCCAAGAAGCTGCCCGGACCGCTCTATGTCGTGAAGTCGCAAATTCATGCCGGTGGCCGTGGCAAGGGCAAGTTCAAGGAACTGGCCCCTGAAGCCAAGGGCGGCGTTCGCCTCGCCTTCAACCTGGACGAGGTCAAGGCCCACTCGGCCGACATGCTCGGCAACACGCTGGTGACGATCCAGACCGGTGATGCCGGCAAGCAGGTCAACCGTCTCTACATCACCGACGGCGCCGACATCGACAAGGAATTCTACCTCGCTTTGCTGGTCGATCGTGGCAGCAGCGAAGTCGCGTTCGTCGTGTCCACCGAAGGCGGCATGGACATTGAGGAAGTCGCGCACTCGACGCCTGAAAAGATTCACAGCTTCTCGGTCGATCCCGCCACCGGCTTCATGCCGCACCATGGCCGTTCGATCGCCGCCGCGCTGGGTCTGACCGGTGACCTCGCCAAGCAAGCGTCCAAGGTCGCCTCGTCGCTTTATGCCGCGTTCCTGGATACCGACGCCGAGCAGATCGAAGTCAATCCGCTGGCGCTGACCAAGCAGGGCAATCTGCTGGTGCTCGACGCCAAGGTCGGTTTCGACGGTAACGCCATGTTCCGTCACAAGGACATCGCGGAGCTGCGCGACCTGACCGAGGAAGATGCGGCGGAAGTTGAAGCGTCCAAATATGACCTCGCCTACATCAAGCTGGACGGCAACATCGGCTGCATGGTCAACGGCGCTGGCCTTGCCATGGCGACGATGGACATCATCAAGCTGAATGGCGAATTCCCGGCCAACTTCCTGGACGTCGGCGGCGGCGCCACGACCGAGAAGGTGACGGCGGCGTTCAAGATCATTTTGCAGGATCCGGCCGTGAAGGGCATCCTGGTCAACATCTTCGGCGGCATCATGAAGTGCGACATCATCGCCGATGGTATCGTTGCCGCGGCCAAGGAAGTGAACCTGTCGGTTCCGCTGGTGGTTCGCCTGGAAGGCACCAATGTCCAGCAGGGCAAGGATATTCTCGCGGCTTCGGGCCTGGCGATCGTCCCCGCGGACGACCTGGGTGATGCGGCGCGCAAGATCGTGGCGGAAGTGAGGAAGGCAGCCTGA
- a CDS encoding low affinity iron permease family protein — MDRIFTRLSHRVAGWTGQPLAFILASTTILIWLTTGPLFGYSDTWQLVINTGTTIITFLMVFLIQNAQNRDGSAIQAKLDELIRAIDNARNDFIGIEHLTETELHRIKAVLEQECRDDEDYHLVIERLLKRR; from the coding sequence ATGGACAGGATATTTACCCGGCTTTCCCATCGCGTCGCCGGATGGACCGGCCAGCCGTTGGCCTTCATCCTGGCCAGCACCACCATCCTGATTTGGCTGACGACCGGCCCGCTTTTCGGCTATTCCGATACGTGGCAATTGGTCATCAATACCGGAACCACCATCATCACCTTCCTGATGGTATTCCTGATCCAGAATGCGCAAAATCGCGATGGGTCAGCCATACAGGCGAAGCTGGACGAACTGATCCGCGCCATCGACAATGCACGCAACGATTTCATCGGCATCGAACATCTGACCGAAACCGAACTTCATCGCATCAAGGCGGTTCTGGAACAGGAGTGCCGCGACGATGAAGACTATCATCTCGTGATCGAGCGGCTGCTCAAACGACGATAA
- a CDS encoding glycosyl transferase family protein codes for MAVALLATLHHEILLFAVVGLAIGGIDDFLIDLLFLSRRMWRDLVIYARYPRMTTATLPASANPGRIAIFIPAWKEVEVIGPMLAHALGCWGNADYRIFVGIYPNDPDTIDAIAAVAEGDPRVVVGINPLPGPSTKADCLNVLWRAMLADEAQLGRSYKAVVLHDAEDVVHPDEIRLFDFMIDRFQLVQLPVLPLPGEGSWFSRAIANHYCDEFAESHGKYLTVREALGASVPSAGVACAFEREALAALADNPAHGPFDPSSLTEDYEAGLRIRDGGGHGVFVRIRDAHGNLVATREYFPDTMEAAIKQKARWIVGISLAGWDRMGWRGGTAELWMRVRDRRAAIAALILCAAYTAFLLWPLLWIVAQFQPDYHRPPSPAIDALLRLNFALMVWRALMRAMFVGHAYGWRYGLGAIPRTFLANLIAIAATHRAITLYARSLLGKPLSWDKTQHHFPNLTADP; via the coding sequence ATGGCGGTCGCTTTGCTTGCGACCCTGCATCATGAAATCCTGCTATTCGCCGTCGTCGGCCTCGCCATCGGCGGGATTGACGACTTTCTCATCGACCTCTTGTTCCTGTCGCGCCGGATGTGGCGCGATCTTGTCATCTACGCCCGCTATCCCCGCATGACGACGGCAACGCTGCCTGCTTCGGCAAATCCGGGCAGGATCGCCATCTTCATCCCGGCTTGGAAGGAAGTCGAGGTGATCGGTCCGATGCTGGCCCATGCGCTCGGTTGCTGGGGCAACGCCGACTATCGCATCTTCGTCGGCATCTATCCCAATGATCCCGATACGATCGACGCCATCGCCGCTGTGGCCGAGGGCGACCCGCGCGTGGTGGTCGGCATCAATCCGCTGCCCGGCCCCAGCACGAAGGCGGACTGCCTCAACGTCCTGTGGCGCGCGATGCTGGCCGATGAAGCGCAGTTAGGGCGCAGCTATAAGGCGGTCGTTCTTCATGACGCGGAAGATGTCGTCCACCCCGACGAAATTCGCCTGTTCGATTTCATGATCGATCGGTTTCAGCTGGTCCAGTTGCCCGTCCTGCCCTTACCCGGCGAGGGTTCTTGGTTCTCTCGTGCCATCGCCAATCATTATTGCGATGAATTTGCCGAGAGCCATGGCAAATATCTGACAGTGCGCGAAGCGCTCGGCGCGTCGGTGCCGTCAGCCGGGGTCGCCTGCGCGTTCGAACGCGAGGCGCTGGCTGCTTTGGCCGACAATCCTGCGCATGGGCCTTTCGACCCTTCGTCCCTGACGGAAGATTATGAAGCGGGATTGCGCATACGCGACGGCGGCGGCCATGGCGTGTTCGTGCGTATTCGCGATGCGCACGGCAATCTGGTCGCGACCCGCGAATATTTCCCCGACACGATGGAGGCAGCGATCAAGCAGAAGGCGCGCTGGATCGTGGGCATTTCGCTGGCCGGATGGGACCGCATGGGCTGGCGCGGCGGCACCGCAGAACTATGGATGCGGGTGCGGGATCGGCGGGCGGCGATCGCCGCCCTCATACTATGTGCGGCCTATACCGCCTTCTTGCTATGGCCGCTATTGTGGATCGTGGCCCAGTTCCAGCCAGACTATCATCGGCCGCCCTCACCCGCCATTGATGCGCTGCTCCGGCTTAACTTCGCCCTGATGGTGTGGCGCGCCCTGATGCGCGCTATGTTCGTCGGCCATGCCTATGGCTGGCGCTATGGATTGGGCGCGATCCCGCGCACCTTTCTCGCCAACCTCATCGCCATCGCGGCGACCCATCGCGCTATTACACTCTATGCCCGATCGCTGTTGGGCAAGCCGCTATCCTGGGACAAGACGCAGCATCATTTCCCCAATCTGACCGCCGATCCGTGA
- a CDS encoding sulfite exporter TauE/SafE family protein, translated as MDLYLPIANLSVNALVIIGLGGVVGLLSGMFGVGGGFLTTPLLIFYGIPPTVAAASAASQVTGASVSGVVTHIARGTVDFRMGGVLIAGGVVGAGLGVLIFRLLQYLGQIDTVIGLLYVLMLGGIGLLMAKESIQALIALKTGKRAPARKRRHHPLVAALPMRWRFYGSGLYISPLAPLLLGMATGILTMLLGVGGGFILVPAMLYLLGMTTQSVVGTSLFQILFVTMATTMMHAMTTKAVDLVLAMLLLIGSVTGAQVGTRLSMTMRPEYLRVLLAAIVLLVAARMTLGLVWRPDEIFTIEVR; from the coding sequence ATGGATCTTTACCTGCCCATCGCCAATTTGTCGGTCAACGCCTTGGTCATTATCGGCCTGGGCGGGGTCGTAGGCTTGCTATCGGGCATGTTCGGCGTGGGCGGCGGCTTTCTGACGACGCCGCTGCTGATTTTCTACGGCATCCCCCCAACCGTCGCCGCCGCGTCCGCCGCCTCGCAGGTGACTGGCGCGTCGGTTTCTGGCGTAGTCACCCATATTGCGCGCGGCACGGTGGATTTCCGCATGGGCGGCGTCCTGATCGCCGGTGGCGTGGTCGGCGCTGGCCTTGGCGTGCTGATCTTTCGCCTGCTGCAATATCTGGGGCAGATCGATACGGTGATTGGGCTCCTTTACGTCCTGATGCTGGGTGGCATCGGCCTGTTGATGGCCAAGGAGTCGATCCAGGCGCTGATCGCACTCAAGACCGGCAAGCGTGCCCCGGCGCGCAAACGGCGGCATCATCCGTTGGTCGCGGCACTGCCGATGCGCTGGCGCTTCTATGGTTCAGGCCTCTACATTTCGCCGCTTGCGCCGCTGTTGCTGGGCATGGCGACCGGCATATTGACCATGTTGCTGGGCGTCGGTGGCGGCTTCATCCTGGTGCCGGCAATGCTCTATCTGCTGGGCATGACCACCCAGTCGGTAGTCGGCACATCACTGTTCCAGATTTTATTCGTCACCATGGCCACCACGATGATGCACGCCATGACGACCAAGGCGGTCGATCTGGTGCTCGCCATGCTGCTCCTGATCGGCAGCGTGACCGGCGCGCAGGTCGGCACCCGGTTGTCGATGACGATGCGGCCCGAATATCTGCGCGTCCTGCTCGCCGCGATCGTGCTGCTGGTCGCGGCCCGCATGACGCTGGGGCTGGTGTGGCGGCCGGACGAGATATTCACGATCGAGGTGCGCTGA